The Megalops cyprinoides isolate fMegCyp1 chromosome 12, fMegCyp1.pri, whole genome shotgun sequence genome contains a region encoding:
- the LOC118787243 gene encoding tatD DNase domain containing 3-like isoform X2 gives MKGFIDCHCHISATEFDNDIEDVIEKSKQVGILGLVAVAEHAGEFEKIIQLSERFPGFVFPCLGVHPVQGVPPEPQRGATLEDLDAALPLIEKHKDRLLAIGEVGLDFTPRFLSSDKGKEEQREVLIRQAEIAKRLDLPLNVHSRSAGRPTIHLLKEQGVEKALLHAFDGKPSVAIEGVKAGYYFSIPPSIVRSEQQKLVKQLPLESICLETDSPALGPEKQVRNEPRNITVSAEFIAKVKGVPLEQVIEVTTRNALRLFPKLRACVRV, from the exons GATATTGAAGATGTCATAGAAAAATCTAAACAG GTGGGCATTTTGGGCCTCGTAGCAGTGGCGGAGCATGCTGGCGAGTTTGAGAAGATCATCCAGCTGTCTGAAAG gttcCCCGGCTTTGTGTTTCCTTGCCTTGGGGTCCATCCTGTCCAGGGGGTCCCCCCTGAGCCACAGAGGGGAGCCACTCTGGAG GATTTAGATGCTGCCTTACCCCTGATAGAGAAACATAAAGACCGTCTTTTAGCCATCGGAGAg GTTGGACTGGACTTCACTCCACGGTTTCTCAGCAGTGACAAAGGGAAGGAGGAGCAGCGGGAGGTGTTGATTCGGCAGGCCGAGATTGCGAAACGCCTGGACCTGCCCCT aAACGTTCATTCAAGATCTGCGGGAAGACCGACAATTCACCTCCTGAAAGAACAAG GGGTGGAAAAGGCCCTTCTCCATGCTTTCGATGGGAAGCCCTCAGTGGCGATTGAGGGCGTGAAGGCTGGCTATTATTTCTCCATTCCTCCTTCCATAGTCAGGAGTGAACAG CAGAAGCTGGTGAAGCAGTTGCCGTTGGAGAGTATTTGCTTGGAGACAGACTCACCAGCCCTAGGGCCTGAAAAGCAG GTTAGGAATGAGCCACGGAACATCACCGTCAGCGCCGAGTTCATCGCTAAGGTGAAGGGGGTTCCTCTGGAGCAGGTGATAGAGGTGACCACGCGCAACGCCCTCCGACTGTTCCCGAAACTGAGGGCCTGCGTCAGAGTCTGA
- the LOC118786833 gene encoding eukaryotic translation initiation factor 4 gamma 1-like translates to MSTAPQSRQVLPPKRKYEREFLLGLQFVSASLQKPEGLPHISEVVLDKPNTVPLTPLDGSHPRGTNCGSEFTSPFISRGRPSIGGRGPPQMDSPRGYQQVPCEEPRRILPSMPLGGEVQLNRAANAWRPAVRTPAAGDRGGEDPEAAGTQELLCRVRSVLNKLTPERFQPLTRQLAALAIHTERRLRGVVRLVFDKAVSEPKFSVTYANMCRCLRELSVPAMDNPGDTLTFCSLLLDLCWKEFKKIRDDDKIYEQRKKEPNAVTTEEERQRLKEELEAEEEAHRRRLLGNVRFIGELFKLELVRESAVRDCVTRLLGKRSEEALECLCCLLSTGGKSLDCHRAKPHMDQYFTQMEKIVQEKKTSSRIRFMLQDVLDLRQNNWVPRRADQGPKTIDQVHKEAELEKQQEQMKVQLLPKRDRHPLWGCGGQSQEEGWSSSPIAARNHTIDGSQLSRISKLGSLDINSLLFTPGGEGSWRSWSRGSNGGSCSKRSGEPEWCCPSSPQHCYSPLQKSFTPPAHLADCYSRVSQRSNWSQDCGEHTDRYSWHERSGHHGDHPDQRDEWHRQTPTSRRSCSRGAEESEWDHRGPAGAAHSWTRARWDRGRGGSDRGQGNCATPARLAVAQPSLAKTDPDQPNPVQPSLAKNNSDQPSPDNTDPDQPGPVQPSSAEIDPTKPTPAKTDPAKTDPAKPNPAEPSPVQPIMPEDKLEKKSKAIIEEYLHINDLKEALLCVRELTCVPLLSVFVRSGVETALERDAVARERTGRLLQQLVQAGTLPAQQYYRGMQEILEVAEDMAIDIPHIWLYLAEIIVPMLGEGGLPMGQLLREVSKPLVPLGKAGELLVEILLLLCKATSHAEAAALWREAGLSWTDFLLEDEDISESVTERICSGCALEHCPMRT, encoded by the exons ATGAGCACAGCACCACAGTCCCGGCAGGTACTCCCCCCGAAGAGGAAATACGAGAGGGAGTTCCTGCTGGGCCTCCAGTTCGTCAGCGCCAGCCTGCAGAAACCCGAGGGGCTGCCGCACATCAGCGAGGTGGTCCTGGACAAG ccCAACACGGTGCCTCTAACCCCCCTGGACGGCAGCCATCCGAGGGGTACAAACTGTGGCTCTGAATTCACATCCCCTTTCATCAGCCGAGGGAGGCCGTCTATTGGTGGGAGAGGG cccccccagatGGACAGCCCCCGGGGTTACCAGCAGGTCCCGTGCGAGGAGCCACGGAGGatccttcccagcatgcctctgggCGGCGAGGTGCAGCTGAACAGGGCGGCGAACGCGTGGCGGCCGGCGGTGCGGACTCCGGCGGCgggggaccgggggggggaGGACCCGGAGGCGGCCGGGACGCAGGAGCTGCTCTGTCGGGTGCGCAGCGTCCTCAACAAGCTGACGCCCGAGCGCTTCCAGCCCCTCACCAGGCAGCTGGCCGCCCTCGCCATCCACACCGAGCGGCGGCTCCGCGGCGTCGTCCGCCTCGTCTTCGACAAGGCCGTCTCCGAGCCCAAGTTCTCCGTCACCTACGCCAACATGTGCCGCTGCCTGCGGgag CTTAGCGTCCCTGCTATGGATAACCCAGGAGACACTCTGACCTTCTGCTCACTGCTGCTGGACCTCTGCTGGAAGGAGTTTAAGAAAATCAGGGACGACGACAAGATCTACGAGCAGAGAAAGAAGGAGCCGAACGCTGTTACCACG gaggaagagaggcagCGTctgaaggaggagctggaggcggaggaggaggcaCACCGCCGGCGGTTGCTGGGCAACGTGCGGTTCATCGGGGAGCTGTTCAAGCTGGAGCTGGTGAGGGAGAGCGCGGTGCGGGACTGTGTGACCCGGCTGCTGGGGAAACGCTCCGAGGAGGCGCTGGAGTGCCTGTGCTGCCTGCTGTCCACTGGCGGCAAGAGCCTGGACTGCCACAGGGCCAAG CCCCACATGGACCAGTACTTCACACAGATGGAGAAGATCGTCCAGGAGAAAAAGACCTCGTCCAGGATCCGCTTCATGCTGCAGGATGTGCTGGATCTGAGACAG AATAACTGGGTCCCGAGGAGAGCCGACCAAGGTCCCAAGACCATCGACCAGGTGCACAAGGAGGCGGAGCTTgagaagcagcaggagcagaTGAAGGTGCAGCTCCTCCCCAAAAGGGACAGACACCCACTCTGGGGCTGCGGAGGCCAATCACAGGAGGAGGGCTGGAGCTCCTCCCCCATCGCTGCCAGGAACCACACCATCGACGGCAGCCAGCTGAGCAGGATCAGCAAG CTCGGATCGCTGGACATCAACAGCCTGCTTTTCACCCCCGGAGGGGagggcagctggaggagctggagccgGGGCAGTAACGGAGGCTCCTGTTCCAAACGCAGTGGGGAACCAG agtGGTGCTGCCCTTCCAGCCCGCAGCACTGTTACTCCCCCCTCCAGAAGTCCTTCACCCCCCCGGCCCATCTGGCTGACTGCTACAGCAGGGTGTCCCAGAG GAGCAACTGGAGTCAGGACTGCGGAGAGCACACTGACCGGTACAGCTGGCACGAGCGTTCAGGTCACCACGGCGACCATCCCGATCAGAGGGACGAGTGGCACCGTCAGACTCCCaccagcaggaggagctgcagcaggggcGCGGAGGAGAGCGAGTGGGACCACCGCGGCCCCGCCGGTGCCGCCCACAGCTGGACCCGGGCCAGGTGGGACAGGGGCCGAGGCGGATCTGACAGGGGCCAGGGGAACTGTGCCACACCCGCCCGGCTCGCTGTAGCTCAGCCCAGCCTGGCAAAGACCGACCCAGATCAGCCCAACCCAGTTCAGCCCAGCCTAGCCAAGAATAACTCAGATCAGCCCAGCCCAGACAATACCGACCCAGATCAGCCTGGCCCAGTTCAGCCCAGCTCAGCTGAGATTGACCCTACAAAGCCCACCCCGGCCAAGACTGACCCAGCTAAGACCGACCCAGCTAAGCCCAACCCAGCTGAGCCCAGCCCAGTTCAACCCATCATGCCCGAAGACAAGCTAGAAAAGAAGTCAAAGGCCATCATCGAGGAGTACCTTCACATTAATGACTTAAAG GAGGCGCTGCTGTGCGTGCGGGAGCTGACCTGCGTGCCGCTGCTGTCCGTGTTCGTGCGGAGCGGCGTGGAGACGGCGCTGGAGAGGGACGCTGTCGCCAGGGAGCGCACGGGCcggctgctgcagcagctggtgcAGGCGGGAACCCTGCCAGCCCAGCAGTACTACAGGGG GATGCAGGAGATTCTAGAAGTTGCTGAGGACATGGCGATAGATATTCCCCACATCTGGCTCTACCTGGCTGAGATCATCGTGCCCATGCTGGGCGAGGGAGGACTTCCCATGGGGCAGCTCCTCAG GGAGGTGTCCAAGCCCCTGGTCCCGCTGGGCAAGGCTGGAGAGCTGCTGGTGGAGATTCTGCTCCTGCTGTGTAAAGCAACG
- the LOC118787243 gene encoding tatD DNase domain containing 3-like isoform X1 codes for MKGFIDCHCHISATEFDNDIEDVIEKSKQVGILGLVAVAEHAGEFEKIIQLSERFPGFVFPCLGVHPVQGVPPEPQRGATLEDLDAALPLIEKHKDRLLAIGEVGLDFTPRFLSSDKGKEEQREVLIRQAEIAKRLDLPLNVHSRSAGRPTIHLLKEQGVEKALLHAFDGKPSVAIEGVKAGYYFSIPPSIVRSEQKQKLVKQLPLESICLETDSPALGPEKQVRNEPRNITVSAEFIAKVKGVPLEQVIEVTTRNALRLFPKLRACVRV; via the exons GATATTGAAGATGTCATAGAAAAATCTAAACAG GTGGGCATTTTGGGCCTCGTAGCAGTGGCGGAGCATGCTGGCGAGTTTGAGAAGATCATCCAGCTGTCTGAAAG gttcCCCGGCTTTGTGTTTCCTTGCCTTGGGGTCCATCCTGTCCAGGGGGTCCCCCCTGAGCCACAGAGGGGAGCCACTCTGGAG GATTTAGATGCTGCCTTACCCCTGATAGAGAAACATAAAGACCGTCTTTTAGCCATCGGAGAg GTTGGACTGGACTTCACTCCACGGTTTCTCAGCAGTGACAAAGGGAAGGAGGAGCAGCGGGAGGTGTTGATTCGGCAGGCCGAGATTGCGAAACGCCTGGACCTGCCCCT aAACGTTCATTCAAGATCTGCGGGAAGACCGACAATTCACCTCCTGAAAGAACAAG GGGTGGAAAAGGCCCTTCTCCATGCTTTCGATGGGAAGCCCTCAGTGGCGATTGAGGGCGTGAAGGCTGGCTATTATTTCTCCATTCCTCCTTCCATAGTCAGGAGTGAACAG AAGCAGAAGCTGGTGAAGCAGTTGCCGTTGGAGAGTATTTGCTTGGAGACAGACTCACCAGCCCTAGGGCCTGAAAAGCAG GTTAGGAATGAGCCACGGAACATCACCGTCAGCGCCGAGTTCATCGCTAAGGTGAAGGGGGTTCCTCTGGAGCAGGTGATAGAGGTGACCACGCGCAACGCCCTCCGACTGTTCCCGAAACTGAGGGCCTGCGTCAGAGTCTGA